From Alteromonas sp. RKMC-009, one genomic window encodes:
- the sdhD gene encoding succinate dehydrogenase, hydrophobic membrane anchor protein: MGLTDMKRNGVKEWIFQRISNVMIFAYAIFYLVSVFTMENVDYESWTAFHQSTGFKLYSTITLVVVMLNSLLAGWQIGTDYTQKVPVAGFSAAFHTFYTVVTAGFLLFGLYILWGMS; encoded by the coding sequence TTGGGATTAACTGACATGAAGCGAAATGGCGTAAAAGAGTGGATATTCCAGCGGATCAGTAACGTGATGATTTTTGCTTATGCGATATTTTATCTGGTGAGCGTTTTCACAATGGAGAATGTTGACTACGAAAGCTGGACTGCATTTCATCAGTCAACTGGATTTAAACTCTACTCAACAATCACTCTTGTTGTTGTGATGCTGAACTCTCTGCTGGCAGGTTGGCAAATCGGCACTGATTACACCCAGAAAGTACCTGTGGCCGGTTTTTCTGCGGCCTTCCACACATTTTATACCGTAGTCACAGCAGGCTTTCTGCTATTCGGCTTATACATTCTGTGGGGAATGTCCTGA
- a CDS encoding efflux RND transporter periplasmic adaptor subunit, which translates to MLKQILFLFLIGTVTSIATASEDVTNSNDNQNIFQKGNIKIEVSIDESPEGSVIIASTSEDGKPFIPDSFSIELQKLGSSSEKFEFQTSEGVLRSIKALSEPHSFKATIYLTDKRRKYSWEWENFEGRTQISRALTEKFQLATSEVQSGTIERHIELLGTLVIPAKNKAEVNARFSGVVETLASDVGDSVKAGDVIAKIQSNDSLQTYIVKAPISGTVVSRNVNVGQLVTSETLYKIVDAETLWAELKVFPSKRDTIKPGSYIHIKKGSRQQDAKVKFLIPSGSLEPYQIAIVEITNTEGEFSPGDMVTGVVDAQKIDVSLRVENEAIQSMDGNSVVFLNDGNTFQAVPVELGIKDDNFTEVKRGLIAGQIYVSKNSFLIKADLEKSGASHAH; encoded by the coding sequence ATGCTAAAGCAAATTTTATTTTTATTTCTTATCGGCACTGTGACATCTATCGCGACTGCAAGTGAAGATGTCACCAATTCAAACGACAACCAAAATATATTCCAGAAAGGTAACATCAAAATAGAAGTAAGTATCGATGAAAGCCCCGAGGGCTCTGTAATTATTGCCTCGACTTCTGAAGATGGGAAGCCATTTATCCCTGATTCCTTTTCTATAGAGCTACAGAAGTTAGGTTCAAGCTCAGAAAAATTTGAGTTTCAAACTTCAGAGGGGGTTTTGCGGTCAATAAAAGCTCTGTCTGAACCTCATTCTTTTAAGGCCACTATTTATCTGACTGACAAAAGACGAAAGTATTCCTGGGAGTGGGAAAACTTCGAGGGAAGAACACAGATCTCAAGAGCGTTAACTGAAAAGTTTCAATTAGCAACCTCCGAAGTTCAGAGTGGGACCATTGAAAGACATATCGAATTGTTGGGTACTCTTGTAATTCCAGCCAAGAATAAGGCTGAAGTTAATGCGCGGTTCTCGGGAGTTGTAGAAACTCTCGCTTCGGATGTTGGTGACAGCGTGAAGGCTGGCGATGTAATTGCAAAAATTCAATCAAATGACAGCTTACAAACCTACATCGTGAAAGCGCCAATTTCGGGTACGGTAGTAAGTCGAAATGTTAATGTCGGGCAGTTGGTTACCAGTGAAACGCTTTATAAAATAGTCGACGCTGAAACGCTTTGGGCAGAATTGAAAGTATTTCCATCCAAGCGGGATACAATAAAGCCGGGCTCTTATATCCACATAAAAAAAGGTTCCCGACAGCAAGATGCAAAGGTCAAATTTCTCATTCCGTCAGGCTCACTTGAACCTTATCAGATCGCAATTGTTGAAATCACTAATACCGAAGGAGAATTCTCCCCCGGCGATATGGTTACAGGTGTAGTTGATGCTCAGAAAATCGATGTTTCGCTTCGCGTTGAGAATGAAGCTATACAATCAATGGATGGTAACTCAGTTGTATTTTTAAACGATGGTAACACGTTTCAAGCTGTCCCTGTCGAGCTGGGTATAAAAGATGACAACTTCACTGAAGTAAAGCGTGGCTTAATCGCTGGTCAAATTTACGTTTCAAAAAATAGCTTTCTGATAAAAGCGGATCTTGAAAAATCCGGTGCCTCTCACGCTCACTAA
- a CDS encoding cation diffusion facilitator family transporter, whose product MTHNHSNSSNKIGWAFLLNFSFTIIEFIGGWLTNSTAIMADAVHDLGDSISIGSAWCLNKLGEREADENFTYGYKRLSLLGAFINGAVLILGSIWVLSEAIPRVLDPVVPNTEGMILLAILGVAVNGFAVYKLQGGNTLNERVLNWHLLEDVLGWVAVLIIAIVMQFVDWPILDPLLSIGFTLFILFNVIRNLLATLKLFLQGVPEKNLYNRVTDEILKIDKIKSIHELRIWSLDGEHNVITLHITSTLKRIEEYKLLKLEVYDSLAKFDFSYSTIEIEFTDDFCKNMEG is encoded by the coding sequence ATGACTCATAATCATTCGAATAGCTCAAACAAAATTGGGTGGGCTTTTCTATTAAATTTCAGCTTCACAATTATTGAATTTATTGGCGGCTGGCTAACGAACAGCACTGCTATAATGGCAGATGCTGTTCATGATCTCGGCGATTCAATTTCTATTGGAAGCGCCTGGTGTCTCAATAAGTTAGGAGAGAGAGAGGCCGATGAAAATTTCACATATGGGTACAAGCGACTCAGCCTGTTAGGGGCATTTATTAACGGAGCCGTACTTATCCTTGGCTCAATCTGGGTATTATCAGAAGCCATTCCTCGAGTATTAGACCCGGTCGTTCCAAATACAGAAGGCATGATATTACTTGCGATTCTAGGTGTCGCTGTAAACGGCTTTGCTGTGTACAAACTCCAGGGAGGAAATACCCTAAACGAGAGAGTGTTGAACTGGCATTTATTGGAGGACGTTTTAGGCTGGGTTGCTGTATTAATTATTGCCATAGTAATGCAATTTGTCGACTGGCCAATTTTAGACCCCCTACTTTCGATTGGCTTTACGCTTTTTATATTGTTTAATGTAATTCGAAACTTATTAGCAACTTTAAAATTATTTTTGCAAGGTGTTCCAGAGAAAAACCTATACAATAGAGTGACGGATGAAATTCTAAAAATTGATAAAATAAAAAGCATCCACGAATTAAGAATCTGGTCACTTGATGGAGAACATAATGTTATTACTTTACACATTACAAGTACCTTAAAGAGAATTGAAGAATATAAGCTATTGAAGCTTGAAGTTTATGATAGCTTGGCGAAATTTGACTTCAGCTACAGCACAATTGAAATAGAGTTTACTGACGATTTTTGTAAAAACATGGAAGGGTAA
- a CDS encoding cation diffusion facilitator family transporter produces the protein MEPTRKSDLKKARTLQILNVIYDAIEVIVALIAGIIANSSALIGWALDSTIEVLSATTLGWRLHGELKGIDKKQVNRRKKITLYVIAVSFTLVCIFISYDSVTKLLSQQTSSWSTMGLIILVTSLLINPILIHFKRKYGRKLDSPALLADAKDTFICLYQTIVVLAGLLLVNWFGWWWADPVAALLIVPYAAKEGWEAYTKARDISIDEK, from the coding sequence ATGGAACCAACAAGAAAAAGTGATTTAAAAAAGGCCAGAACGCTTCAAATATTAAATGTCATCTATGATGCAATTGAAGTCATAGTAGCTTTAATCGCAGGAATAATTGCTAATAGTTCAGCGCTCATAGGGTGGGCATTGGACAGTACAATAGAGGTGTTAAGCGCTACCACGCTAGGCTGGCGTCTACACGGCGAACTTAAGGGAATTGATAAAAAACAAGTAAATAGACGGAAGAAAATCACTCTCTACGTGATTGCCGTATCATTTACTTTGGTCTGCATATTTATATCTTATGATTCTGTTACAAAACTTCTTAGTCAGCAAACGTCAAGCTGGAGCACTATGGGGTTAATCATTTTAGTTACTTCCTTGCTTATCAACCCGATTTTAATTCATTTCAAAAGAAAATATGGCCGCAAGCTGGATAGCCCGGCGTTACTCGCCGATGCTAAAGATACCTTTATCTGCTTATACCAAACGATCGTTGTCCTTGCCGGTTTGCTATTGGTAAATTGGTTTGGTTGGTGGTGGGCTGATCCTGTGGCGGCATTGCTCATTGTACCTTATGCAGCAAAAGAAGGTTGGGAAGCTTACACTAAAGCAAGAGACATCAGTATTGATGAGAAGTAA
- a CDS encoding CocE/NonD family hydrolase, protein MRYLRYAMLVIASCVMTPAVSAAPDKDTRAEYIRSHYAKYEYNIPMRDGTKLFTSVYIPYDQSKSWPMLMQRTPYRVAPYGSSDFKTRLGPSEKFEQEGYIFVFQDVRGKQMSEGEFVNMRPQDAYKRGKDAVDDATDAYDTIEWLVKNVPNNNGRVGQWGISYPGYYTSVSGINSHKALKAISPQAPIADWFFDDFHRNGAFSTPMAFLFFDTFDAPRTEPYPYRLEGRKATTPDGYEFFRDLGPLANVNKNYFHGERPFWNELTEHPNYDDYWQARNVLQHLDKVKPAVLVVGGWYDTEDLYGPLATYQTMSHENKRDNVQIVMGPWYHGQWIGDKGSNMGEAQFGFETSVWFRDNVLLPFFNQHLKEESEDKYEQTATMFETGANRWRFFGQWPPADTSEKTLYLTNDDSLSENKPDKDGGASDYVSDPRNPVPHSAAISRGWDRPYMAEDQRFTARRPDVLKFETEPMTSDMTVAGEVNVNLWVSTDKTAADFVVKIIDVFPGVDENTNEVDKETGDRHELVRWGIIRGRFRDSFSEPKPFEPGKPTQVSFELYDLLHDFKRGHRLQIQIQSSIFPFLDMNPQTYVDNIFHATEEDFVRAQHTIYHDAAHPSSVTFNVLPSQ, encoded by the coding sequence ATGCGATACCTTCGCTACGCCATGCTGGTTATTGCCAGTTGCGTGATGACTCCCGCTGTTTCTGCAGCACCTGACAAAGATACCCGTGCGGAATATATCCGTTCACACTACGCTAAATATGAATACAACATCCCCATGCGGGATGGCACAAAACTGTTTACTTCGGTCTATATACCTTACGATCAGAGTAAAAGCTGGCCTATGCTAATGCAGCGTACACCCTATCGCGTTGCGCCCTATGGCTCGTCAGATTTTAAAACCCGTTTAGGACCCAGTGAGAAGTTCGAACAGGAAGGCTACATTTTTGTTTTCCAGGATGTTCGCGGCAAACAAATGTCTGAGGGGGAGTTTGTAAACATGCGCCCGCAGGACGCATACAAACGCGGAAAAGACGCTGTTGATGATGCCACAGACGCTTACGACACTATCGAATGGCTGGTAAAAAATGTACCCAACAACAATGGCCGGGTAGGGCAGTGGGGCATTTCCTATCCCGGGTACTATACATCGGTTTCCGGTATCAACAGTCACAAAGCCCTTAAAGCTATTTCTCCGCAGGCGCCTATTGCCGACTGGTTCTTCGATGACTTTCACCGCAACGGTGCGTTTTCTACACCTATGGCATTCCTGTTTTTTGATACTTTCGATGCGCCCCGTACAGAGCCGTATCCTTACCGTCTTGAAGGACGCAAAGCCACTACGCCTGACGGTTATGAGTTCTTCCGCGACCTCGGGCCGCTGGCCAACGTTAACAAAAACTATTTCCATGGCGAGCGACCGTTCTGGAATGAACTGACTGAACACCCGAACTATGACGACTACTGGCAGGCTCGCAATGTTCTGCAGCATCTCGATAAGGTAAAGCCTGCCGTGCTGGTTGTGGGTGGCTGGTACGATACCGAAGACTTGTATGGTCCGCTGGCGACTTATCAGACTATGTCGCACGAGAACAAACGTGACAATGTGCAAATTGTCATGGGCCCCTGGTATCACGGTCAGTGGATTGGTGATAAAGGCTCTAATATGGGCGAAGCGCAGTTCGGCTTCGAAACCAGTGTGTGGTTCCGTGACAATGTTCTGTTGCCGTTCTTTAACCAGCACCTGAAGGAAGAGTCGGAAGATAAGTACGAGCAGACTGCAACCATGTTTGAAACCGGTGCGAACCGCTGGCGTTTCTTCGGGCAGTGGCCACCTGCTGATACCAGTGAAAAAACACTGTATCTGACAAATGATGACAGTTTGTCTGAGAACAAACCGGATAAAGATGGCGGTGCTTCAGACTATGTATCCGACCCCCGTAATCCTGTACCTCATTCTGCAGCAATCAGCCGTGGATGGGATCGCCCTTATATGGCTGAAGATCAGCGTTTCACCGCCCGCCGTCCGGATGTGCTGAAATTTGAAACCGAGCCCATGACAAGTGATATGACCGTTGCCGGTGAAGTGAACGTGAACCTGTGGGTGTCCACGGATAAAACCGCAGCGGATTTTGTGGTGAAAATTATTGATGTGTTCCCGGGCGTGGATGAAAACACCAATGAAGTGGACAAAGAAACCGGTGACCGCCATGAACTGGTGCGCTGGGGCATTATCCGCGGACGTTTCCGTGACAGCTTCTCTGAGCCCAAACCCTTTGAACCGGGCAAACCGACTCAGGTCTCTTTTGAGCTGTACGATTTGTTGCACGACTTTAAACGGGGCCACAGATTACAAATCCAGATCCAAAGCTCTATCTTCCCGTTCCTTGATATGAATCCGCAAACTTACGTGGATAATATCTTTCATGCGACTGAAGAAGATTTCGTCCGTGCTCAGCACACCATCTACCACGACGCGGCGCACCCGAGTTCAGTGACTTTCAATGTTCTGCCTTCTCAGTAG
- a CDS encoding manganese efflux pump MntP, translating to MNLLALIFLSFAMSTDAFAAAIAKGVNLRKPKISIALKTGIIFGIIEAITPMLGWGLGKLSSSFIVSWDHWLAFGILSLLGTFTIFKSFSPTEKDDGRINNQSILITILTAIGTSIDAMAVGISLAFVDVNIALASMMIGLATCLMVTIGIMVGSALGLIVGKRAETVGGIVLITVGTWVLISHIYQI from the coding sequence ATGAATCTACTCGCACTTATTTTCCTTTCCTTTGCAATGTCTACAGACGCCTTCGCAGCCGCTATTGCAAAAGGCGTTAACTTAAGAAAACCGAAAATATCAATTGCATTAAAAACAGGAATAATATTCGGTATCATAGAAGCAATAACACCAATGTTGGGATGGGGATTGGGTAAATTATCTTCTTCATTCATTGTGTCTTGGGACCATTGGTTAGCATTCGGCATATTATCGTTATTAGGTACTTTCACAATATTTAAGTCTTTCAGTCCTACTGAAAAAGATGATGGAAGAATAAATAACCAGTCAATATTAATAACCATTCTAACAGCAATTGGTACTAGTATTGATGCAATGGCAGTAGGAATTAGTTTAGCATTTGTCGATGTAAATATCGCCTTAGCTTCAATGATGATCGGATTAGCTACATGTTTGATGGTAACCATCGGCATAATGGTTGGTAGCGCGCTTGGACTAATTGTGGGAAAACGAGCAGAAACAGTGGGGGGAATTGTCCTGATTACCGTTGGTACATGGGTTTTAATTTCTCATATCTACCAAATATAA
- a CDS encoding TolC family protein, producing MKNSQFPVRVFMRAGILTSALVLSQAKALAEQVTLDDAVQLTLSRHPTLLKFRPLTRALEGDRQQALLSPAYTVGASLENVMGTSSTSGVQAAEATISLSSVYELGGKKSARTQVVDARAALLDSEQYSMSLSLLGGLTQQYIRVLAQQERLQIAERSVSLAEDALTVITNRIKSGATNDAELFRAKSALNQAKLELATAKVNEEIALQSLTLFWQGNYEDITLTGSLNSPATNYSYETLFNQFLSSSNADLLIKSLDLKDAEIQLAKSDNTADLSWSVGVRRNQGAQDTSLVFGASIPLFAEKRNSGAVKSAIASKEAELLERDTKYLDVKAILFKATKSINFSSQAALHLEKEVMPDLERALELTKEGYQKGIYTYQEWFASRDALLQSQRSLINYREATLLNEALIEQWTGQSLKSFTFNLQD from the coding sequence ATGAAAAATTCACAGTTCCCTGTGCGTGTATTTATGCGCGCCGGAATACTGACTAGTGCATTGGTGCTATCTCAAGCCAAAGCGTTAGCAGAACAAGTAACTTTAGACGATGCTGTTCAACTAACTCTCAGCCGTCATCCAACATTATTGAAATTCAGACCTCTTACTAGAGCTCTTGAGGGAGATCGCCAACAAGCTTTGCTTTCTCCAGCTTACACCGTAGGTGCTAGTCTAGAAAATGTGATGGGCACGAGTTCGACTTCGGGAGTTCAAGCAGCAGAAGCAACCATCTCTCTATCTTCAGTGTATGAACTTGGTGGTAAGAAGAGTGCAAGAACACAGGTTGTGGATGCCAGAGCTGCCCTTTTAGATTCAGAGCAGTATTCAATGTCTCTCTCACTACTTGGTGGGCTCACTCAGCAGTATATTCGCGTTCTGGCACAACAGGAGCGTCTGCAAATAGCTGAGCGAAGTGTGAGCTTAGCTGAAGATGCTCTTACTGTAATCACTAATAGAATAAAAAGTGGTGCAACGAATGATGCTGAATTGTTCAGAGCTAAATCGGCTTTAAATCAAGCGAAATTAGAACTTGCGACAGCAAAGGTGAATGAAGAGATAGCCCTGCAATCTCTCACACTATTCTGGCAGGGCAATTATGAAGATATCACGCTTACTGGTTCTTTAAATTCACCCGCTACAAATTATTCCTACGAAACACTTTTTAACCAATTCTTATCATCATCGAATGCGGATTTACTAATTAAGTCACTTGACCTGAAGGACGCTGAGATTCAGTTGGCTAAGTCTGATAATACCGCAGACCTATCTTGGTCTGTAGGTGTTAGAAGGAATCAGGGAGCTCAAGATACATCGTTAGTTTTTGGTGCCTCAATTCCACTATTTGCTGAGAAGAGGAATTCGGGTGCAGTCAAATCTGCAATTGCTAGTAAGGAGGCGGAGTTATTAGAGCGAGACACCAAGTATCTCGATGTAAAAGCGATTCTATTTAAAGCAACGAAAAGCATAAATTTTAGTTCACAGGCAGCATTGCACCTGGAAAAAGAAGTAATGCCTGATTTGGAAAGAGCATTGGAGCTGACCAAGGAGGGCTATCAAAAGGGAATTTACACTTATCAAGAATGGTTTGCTTCACGTGATGCACTTCTCCAATCTCAACGGAGTCTCATCAACTATCGCGAAGCCACTCTGCTCAATGAAGCACTTATCGAACAATGGACAGGGCAATCTCTGAAATCATTCACTTTCAATCTCCAGGATTAA
- a CDS encoding efflux RND transporter permease subunit — MIDNIIRLSVERRFLFLVLALILIGIGVWSYQRLPIDAVPDITNVQVQINTKAPGYSPLEAEQRITFPVETALYGLPNLSYTRSISRYGLSQITVIFEEGTDIFFARNLIDERLANLKSVLPDGLEPEMGPIATGLGEIFVYTLEGKDGATLPDGSPVTPMALREVQDWIIRPQLAQVPGVVEVNTIGGYDKQYHVNPDPVKMLEMGVTVEDISEALYLNNDNTGAGYIEKNGEQLLVRSPGQLTGIRDIENVVVSNKGSVPVLVKDIATVGLGKQLRTGAATRNGKETVMGTVMMLLGENSREVAALTASKLTEIQNSLPDWVVAEPAYDRTSLVDKAINTVQKNLLEGALLVIVILFLLLGNIRAALITAAVIPIAMMMTITGMVQKGVSANLMSLGALDFGLIVDGAVIIVENCIRRLSEAQQHHGRLLQLKERLEEVKIATIEVIRPSLFGVGIITAVYLPIFTLTGVEGKMFHPMAITVVIALVAAMMLSLTVVPAAIAVFMGGKISEKESFLISWVKQVYEPALRAILKFKAAALGAALTLVIFCGWLATTLGSEFIPQLDEGDVALQALRITGTGLNQSIQMQEQLEDALLEIPEVGVVFAKIGTPEVATDPMPPNVADSFIILKPRSEWPDPAKSKTDLVAEIESVASKMPGNNYEFTQPIQMRFNELISGVRADVAVKVFGDDLDQLLETANEVAEIAKSIQGAADTRVEQVAGLPMLSILPKREALARYGLNVADIQALVSTSIGGKETGIIYEGDRRFKLVIRLSEELRTNIDKLESLPVPVGNSFVPLEEVASLELKPAPAQISRENGKRRVVVTTNVRGTDLGGFVVDLQKRLKSDLKIKEGYWFELGGTFEQLESASKRLTLVVPVTLALIVGILIMAFGSVKDALIIFTGVPLALTGGVLALWIRGMPLSISAGVGFIALSGVAVLNGLVMVAFIRQLWQENGDIYTSVIRGAIIRLRPVLMTALVASLGFVPMALNTGTGAEVQRPLATVVIGGIISSTLLTLFILPALYQLAHNKRNS, encoded by the coding sequence ATGATTGATAATATTATTCGTCTTTCAGTAGAAAGACGCTTTTTGTTTCTTGTTCTTGCACTAATCTTAATTGGGATCGGCGTTTGGAGCTACCAGCGATTACCTATTGATGCTGTACCAGATATTACAAATGTACAGGTTCAGATTAACACCAAAGCTCCGGGGTACTCACCATTAGAAGCTGAACAACGAATAACATTTCCTGTCGAAACAGCACTATATGGCTTGCCTAACTTATCCTATACACGTTCTATATCGAGGTATGGTCTTTCACAGATTACTGTTATTTTCGAAGAAGGAACGGATATCTTTTTTGCCCGAAATTTAATCGACGAAAGACTTGCGAACCTTAAAAGTGTTTTACCTGATGGCCTTGAACCAGAAATGGGGCCAATCGCTACAGGGCTAGGCGAGATTTTCGTATATACGCTGGAAGGGAAAGATGGAGCCACGTTGCCCGATGGCTCCCCAGTTACGCCAATGGCTTTAAGAGAGGTACAAGATTGGATTATTCGACCACAGTTAGCCCAAGTGCCAGGAGTAGTAGAAGTAAACACTATTGGGGGCTATGACAAGCAGTATCATGTCAATCCCGATCCTGTAAAAATGCTGGAGATGGGAGTCACGGTTGAAGATATCTCTGAAGCACTATATTTGAACAATGATAATACAGGAGCTGGCTATATTGAGAAAAATGGCGAGCAACTTCTTGTACGATCTCCAGGTCAATTGACAGGGATAAGGGATATTGAAAATGTTGTAGTAAGTAACAAAGGATCTGTTCCTGTTCTGGTAAAAGATATTGCAACTGTAGGCCTGGGTAAGCAGCTGAGAACCGGAGCTGCTACAAGAAATGGAAAAGAGACTGTGATGGGAACAGTCATGATGTTACTGGGAGAAAACTCAAGAGAAGTTGCTGCTTTAACTGCCAGTAAACTAACTGAAATTCAAAACTCCTTACCAGACTGGGTGGTTGCTGAACCTGCCTACGATAGGACTTCACTGGTCGACAAAGCAATAAACACTGTGCAGAAGAACTTGCTGGAAGGAGCATTACTCGTAATTGTCATATTATTTTTACTACTAGGCAATATCCGAGCGGCTCTTATTACGGCAGCGGTCATACCAATCGCTATGATGATGACAATTACAGGAATGGTCCAGAAAGGTGTTTCCGCAAATCTAATGAGTCTGGGAGCATTAGATTTTGGACTCATTGTTGATGGCGCTGTCATCATTGTTGAAAACTGTATTAGGCGCTTATCTGAAGCGCAACAGCATCACGGCAGGCTTCTTCAACTTAAGGAGCGTCTTGAAGAGGTTAAAATAGCAACTATTGAAGTAATCAGGCCCAGCTTATTTGGTGTCGGAATCATAACCGCCGTTTATCTGCCCATATTTACTTTAACAGGCGTCGAAGGAAAGATGTTTCATCCAATGGCAATAACTGTAGTTATCGCTCTTGTTGCGGCAATGATGTTGTCGCTAACGGTGGTACCTGCAGCAATCGCCGTTTTCATGGGTGGAAAAATCAGTGAAAAGGAAAGTTTTTTAATAAGTTGGGTGAAACAAGTTTACGAACCAGCACTTAGAGCAATTCTTAAATTTAAAGCAGCTGCTCTCGGGGCTGCATTAACGCTTGTGATCTTCTGTGGATGGCTGGCAACAACGCTTGGTTCTGAATTTATTCCTCAACTGGATGAAGGTGATGTTGCTTTACAGGCTTTACGAATAACGGGTACCGGTCTAAACCAATCAATTCAAATGCAAGAACAACTTGAAGATGCGCTGTTGGAAATTCCAGAGGTAGGGGTAGTCTTTGCGAAAATAGGTACACCGGAAGTCGCTACAGACCCGATGCCTCCTAATGTAGCCGATAGTTTTATAATACTTAAACCTCGATCAGAGTGGCCTGATCCAGCTAAATCTAAAACGGATTTAGTGGCTGAAATTGAATCAGTCGCCTCAAAAATGCCTGGTAATAATTATGAATTTACCCAACCAATTCAAATGAGATTCAATGAATTGATTTCCGGCGTAAGGGCTGATGTTGCAGTCAAAGTTTTCGGTGATGATTTAGATCAATTGTTGGAGACTGCAAATGAGGTAGCTGAGATTGCTAAGTCGATTCAAGGTGCCGCAGACACTCGAGTTGAGCAAGTTGCTGGTCTTCCTATGCTGTCTATATTACCAAAGCGAGAAGCCCTCGCAAGGTATGGCCTAAACGTAGCAGACATTCAAGCACTCGTTTCAACAAGCATAGGAGGCAAGGAAACAGGCATAATCTATGAAGGCGATCGCCGGTTTAAGCTTGTAATCAGATTATCTGAAGAATTGCGTACGAATATTGACAAATTAGAGAGCCTACCTGTTCCTGTTGGTAATAGTTTTGTACCGCTTGAAGAGGTGGCCAGCCTCGAGTTAAAGCCAGCACCTGCACAGATCAGCCGAGAGAATGGAAAGCGCAGAGTTGTCGTAACGACTAACGTACGAGGAACTGACCTAGGAGGATTTGTCGTTGATTTACAAAAAAGACTTAAATCCGATTTGAAAATAAAGGAAGGGTATTGGTTCGAGCTTGGTGGTACCTTCGAACAACTGGAATCCGCCAGCAAACGGTTGACATTAGTCGTTCCGGTTACGCTTGCGTTAATAGTTGGCATACTCATTATGGCGTTTGGATCAGTGAAAGATGCACTGATAATTTTCACTGGTGTACCACTCGCCTTAACCGGAGGAGTACTGGCACTCTGGATTAGAGGTATGCCTCTTTCAATTTCTGCGGGAGTAGGCTTTATCGCTTTGTCCGGGGTCGCGGTTTTGAATGGACTAGTGATGGTCGCATTCATAAGACAACTCTGGCAGGAAAATGGTGATATTTATACTTCAGTAATTCGAGGGGCCATAATCCGGCTTCGACCTGTTTTGATGACTGCGTTAGTGGCCAGCTTAGGCTTTGTTCCCATGGCACTTAATACAGGAACAGGTGCTGAAGTACAAAGACCGCTCGCCACTGTAGTCATTGGGGGAATTATATCGTCAACTTTACTGACACTGTTTATATTACCTGCGCTTTATCAGCTCGCACATAACAAACGCAATTCTTAA
- a CDS encoding DUF2750 domain-containing protein — translation MTNTSSNSADFMTKVKSTQELWALQDKTTEGWVIVDSVNFENTDVMPVWSDAEMAREHCTDEWEDYIPKSISVSDWLEFWLEDLAEDNVLVGVEWRDGGEYLEVELAEFSQMLAEIEKL, via the coding sequence ATGACAAATACTTCTTCAAATTCAGCCGACTTCATGACAAAAGTTAAAAGTACCCAAGAGTTATGGGCGCTACAGGATAAAACCACAGAGGGGTGGGTGATTGTCGACTCGGTTAACTTCGAAAACACTGATGTGATGCCTGTCTGGTCTGACGCAGAAATGGCTCGTGAACATTGCACCGATGAGTGGGAAGATTACATTCCTAAATCCATTTCCGTTTCTGACTGGCTGGAGTTCTGGCTGGAAGACCTGGCCGAAGACAATGTCCTGGTCGGCGTTGAATGGCGTGATGGTGGTGAGTATCTTGAAGTTGAACTGGCAGAGTTCAGCCAGATGCTTGCAGAGATAGAAAAACTCTGA
- a CDS encoding MAPEG family protein, with product MFTIYAYSLAGLLVIAATVFVQNIVAAVAHRKQSSYIPGKVSDELSHDSFVFRSHRTFHNSLENIHQFTLPALICIFLGAPTTILAVLIWLYAAVRIIHMSLYYAIATEKNPSPRSYFYMTGVLLTVGVYGLGLYALFTP from the coding sequence ATGTTTACGATCTACGCTTATTCCTTAGCAGGGTTGCTGGTAATTGCAGCGACTGTTTTCGTGCAAAACATCGTGGCAGCCGTCGCCCACAGGAAGCAATCAAGTTATATTCCGGGCAAAGTGAGCGATGAGTTAAGTCACGATAGCTTTGTGTTCCGAAGCCATCGCACGTTTCACAACTCATTAGAGAATATTCATCAGTTTACTTTGCCGGCACTGATTTGTATTTTTCTCGGCGCGCCCACCACAATACTCGCCGTACTGATTTGGTTGTATGCTGCGGTGCGCATTATTCACATGTCGCTCTACTACGCAATAGCCACTGAGAAAAATCCCAGCCCCAGAAGCTACTTTTATATGACAGGCGTGCTACTCACTGTTGGCGTGTATGGTCTTGGCCTTTATGCGCTGTTCACGCCCTGA